The genome window CAAATGGCTGTTTCTATAATGCCACACTTTTCTTGCAGTATTTTGACGAGAATCCGTACTTTGAAAACAAAGTCCTTTCCAAAGAATTCCACCTGAACGAGAGTGGCGATCCTTCTTCAAAGTCGACAGAAATCAAATGGAAATCAGGAAAGGTAAGTCAACGGGTGCAGAGGCATTATGCAATCAACTGTCACTTGTATAGGTGAACAAAATCAATTATTTGTAGTTGATCTACAAGAAATGCTGCTCTATGATTAAATCCCatatttctgatttttttttttttttaaatacatgtatttatttttttgcatccgAGGACTTGACCAAGCGCTCCAGCCAGACACAGAACAAAGCGGGCCGCAAAAGGCAACACGAGGAGCCTGAGAGTTTCTTCACCTGGTTCACTGACCATGCCGATGTTGGTGCCGACGAGTTGGGCGAAGTCATCAAGGATGACATCTGGCCAAATCCACTCCAGTACTACCTGGTGATGTGCATTTAAAAATATCCTTTCAGGCTGTTACCAAAAAGAGATTGATTTTAATGGTAAGGTTGATAGGTCCCTGACATGGATGACGAGGAAGGTGAAGGCGAGGAAGACGAAGAGGATGAGGAAGGTCTGGAAGACATCGATGAGGAGGGGGATGAGGACGGGGAAGATGACGAGGATGATGATGGAGAAGATGGCGAGGTAGAGTAGAGTGTTTTTGAAGTCAGTGGGTGATTGTTGactaatttggattttcacacCAAGGACGACGAGGCAGAAGATGACTGAGAAGCCCAGTTGTGCCCTCCTCATTATTCACCTTTCTATTCCCCATTTGCTTTATCAACTCATCAGGAGCAAAGGTTTATTTTTGCTGTTCCGTTTTTGTCGTTGTTTTAAGTCCATGCGTCTGcttcatttttgacattttgaagcCTTCTCTTTCATCTGCGGGTTCCGTTTCTCTATAAGTAAAGGCCGACggcacttttttttgtctccacaTTTGAGTACACACGTCTTACACAACACCTGGGATCCATCTCTTGTTGAAGAtacatataaacaaaaaatagaatCTTGTAGAATTTGAAGACACTTCCTACAGACGTGCTCGGGTTCCAAGCGTGGTGAGAAGCCAGATGTAGTCTCCTTAGCACTAGCAGACCTCATCAACTTTTTGGGTGAAATATTAATTACAACCCCCACCCAAGCTCATTCCTGTCATCTTAAGAGGGAGGGGATCAAGTGGACTGTGGGGTGCAAGAGTGGTAattttgaaaccatttatatgggacttttttttccttcattgtATTGTTTTACAGATATCCATGgaatttgaaatgacatttttaataaagaacaaaatgggaaaaaaattgtgtaCATTTTGCCCTCACCTCCAAAATGCTCACTTCCCGGGCATATAAAATCTCAGGTATAGGAAGGGAAAGAAACTTCACAAAGTGTAAACCTGTTTCAATAATAAATTGGTCATGTGTCTATACACGTGTGGGAGTATTCTGATATGAGAAGTCTATTGATGAATGATTTGGGGTTATGAGCAGACTGGAGACAGTCTTCTCTCAGCAGAAGGCTGTGGAGGCAACACTTGTGTAAAGTTTTTGTCTTGAAATGGGTTAAATAATTTTTTGTGTACAGGGTGGAGTTTATATTTAAAGCTTTCAATATATACATTCAggaattgatatatttttgccTTAAAGGTCTCCACCAACCTAAGCAAACCCTACATTGTGGGTGTGTGGCTACATTTCACTGATCTAAAACTATTCCACAAGTGGCTGCAGTAGGTGCAGtaggttttcggcgcacaaggaaGATGTTGATAGAATTGTGACCACTGataggactctaaattgcccctatgtatgggtgtgtgcatggttgtccatctacttgtgccctgcgatcagctggccaccaattcagggtgtcccccacctctggcccagactcagctggggtaggctccagcacgccccgtgacccgaatgaggataaagcggtgcagaaaatgagttgaatagattggttaaactctgtttgatcggttggaacaaaaaccaggaccaaCAGTGGCCATTGAGGACTAGTTTTGAGACCAATTCTCCAATCCTGGGAACAGGTGGggtttctctggtttcctcccttaAACCGGTACGGACAATCAAAGAACACAGAGGCCTCACTGCGTCATTAACACTCGCGCAGGGATACTCTCGTCGCCAACTAACTAGCGCGAGCCGTTAGcatcttttgtttttagcaCCCGAAACATGTAACCGCCacgagaaaagaaaaatgttcaaatgagATAGTGTATTTGAACTCTGAACGTGTTGTACACTCTTAACAGCACTTTAACCGAATAACGATATGATTTTGTTTTCCTCAATTTGATGTATTTAATCTTTTTAATGCGTTCATACCCGGGAGCTTCGTTTTTTCGTGAACTGCGTTTGTGAAACACGAAATCAATTTCATACGACCACTTCTGGAAAAGCGTGTGCGCTTTACTTGAATAACCATTAAAAACAGCCATATGGTATTTGATAAAATGGCGGCAACTACAACTCTACTCTCCTCATTCGTGTTTCTTCTCCGGCGTCTTGAGACCTTATCCAACCTGGAGTAGAGTTGTAACTATGGGCAACGCCGATCAAAATGCAGTTCCGCCAATCATAGAGCCTGTGTCTTGAAAGTGACCAATCAGAGTGTGCATTTTGTTATGCCATACGACCAATCAAGCGACGTTGTTTGTCTTTCCAAACACGAGTTTTGGGGAGTTCGGTCGTACCTTTATGCTTGACAATATGACTACACTAGTCGAATACTGATGGGGGAAGAAATATTCAGAAACGTTTTTATTGTTATAAAACAATTAATGAGCTTGAGTTGGAGACTCGAAGAAGGATGAGAACCAGACACTCTACCCGTGTTCACTTCCACGAAGTGGAGGAACGTTGTTCACATGAGAAGGAGCCCTAATGGGACAGGTGAGTAGaaattgtatgttttttttatactcaCTTAGTGGGCTTCTTGAACAATTACTTTAATTCACAGTGCTTATGCACAGGAAGTCGAAACAATAGTTACTGTTTTTTATGCATATCTGAAGCTAATCTATTCAGAGAGTACTCACTTCACCAGATAAACTATTTACTAGGTTTAAAGGGGATTATAACTGACTTCGCCATActaaattgctttaaaaagtaCGTTACACTACAATTACCATGCAAGATTAAACTGTCTATGGACATAACTAGTCTATGATAGACACATCCCAGGATTTAGAGTTCAGGGGCCCCATTTACAACAATTTGGAATTGGCCAAATTCTTATTTTCATTGATTGATTCGTTCATCTATCACGACCCAATTAAAAATATCCTTATTTTTGGTAATCATGTGTCATTCTATATCTAAAGATGTCCCTGATCCAATAATATaatctgggattggctccacaTAACAGCACATAATTTTGAGAGGATTGGAATCAGGTGAAAAAGATTGGGTCATTAATATGTACTACTTTAGTATTTCATTTTTAGAAGTTTAACTAAATTCATTGTTCCATTGTCtgtaccgctcatcctcacaaggctcggggtgctggagcctatgctcGCCAACTATGGCAGGGGTCGGCAATTTTTAACACCGAAAGAGCCTTTTGATCCCGTTTCCACGGAAAAGAAAACACTGGGAGCCGCAAATACTTTGTGACatctaaaatgaatttatttatgaatgcatttatcaaatagaaagaaaaaatatttaaaaacaacaacttcccTTTCATGCTTTGGGGTTCACCCCAGACGTACACTTCGTGCTTTGACTACCCTTTTGAAGATGGGCTATCATATTATCTAAAAAGAAGGTAACACTGTATAAATTGCTTTTTCTTACCTTTACACTTGTATAAACAACAAAAGTGTGTTGCTTATGAAATCTACAAAGTGCTACAgagaaaattaaattttatcatgtaatgaacacattttgaattcttgaaaaaataatacagcGTCTGAATCTTTGAACGGTTTCCCATGCCTGACTTTTTCCTGAGCCGCCACAAAACTTgcatatgtaccgtattttcacgactataaggcgcactaaaaagtcttaaattttctcccaaatagacagggcgccttataatgcggagcgccgtgtgtatgcTCCGAgctccaaagcctgactgagagcacttccGGCCAACACGGTTCTTATATAGAaaaaaggcggacgtgggtggggtcaggcaTTCGGAGGgtgtgttttttaagaagacGCTTTTGCTGTCGTTCTtggttgccatgctaatggaCAGAAACTACCACCTATGGTGATTTTTAAGCGAAAGACGCTgccgaaagaaaagtttccagccggcgtcattgtgaaggcaaaccaaaagggctggatgacgaggagaaaatgagagattggctacgtgaggtgtatgttaagagaccggatggcttgccgtcacttttgatttgcgactccctgcgtgcccatctcacagcagcggtgaaaaaccaagttaCGTAAATGAattctgagcttgccgtcattcccggaggcttaactaaactaaagatcggcatcaaccgggcgttcaaagcaaagttgcgagcggcttggaaacaatggatgataggtggtaaacacagctttacgaagagttgaaggcagcgccgggctaattacgccactatttgcgaatggattgtggccgcttggactaatgtgtctgcttgcactgttgttcgagctattgccaaagctggcatcatttctgtggagccacatggtaatgtgagtgactctgacaacgaagagagggaacccggcgtttttgatgaatcatttgcacaattgttcaattcggacacagaaaatgaggactttgatggatttctgggtgatgattgatctaaaaacgtgagtacattgtaaaatggctaaataaagtttAACCGatctcagttttgcttccgttgcctttttaaaaacgtgtttttagcatgtccgtatgtttaagctggtgtatgttttgccatgcctggctgcgtgtaTTAGTGCGGTgcaccttgtgtgtgtgtcaaatacagaaatagcacttgttactgagactgcgACTTTAAATGCgttgcgccatatagtcgtgaaaatacggtagttgaatTTGCAGACCTCACCCACCTCTTGAAGTGATTTTTCGTGAGATCAGCCTTCCGCATCAGTTCCGAAAcagctttttctctctcttctcccTCGGAATATTTTTCAGCAAAGGCTCTGTGTATTGTTGAAATGTCTTGCGACATTTGGCCGTTCATTGTTAGACGTTTTTTCTCCACAAATTTAGCATACTGGTAGGCCACTCTCATCAGAGGTAAATGCAAATGAATCAGCTCAGACATCATTGaatcttcatttttcttttcttacattTCTCCTTACTTGGCCTTGCTGGGGTTGAAAGACGCGACTAAAGCATGGTGTTTGGCGGGTATACCAGCTTTCGCGAGTATGGCGTTTAATTTGAGCGAAGAAAAACAATAGAATATATTTATTCTAATATGTCAGGATCCCAATAATCTTCCAATTtggaacaaaaaatattaaataactaACAAATAAACTTCGATTAAATTGTTACGTGTTTGGCGACGTCGTGGGGAGGAAACCtgaatgcagggaagcaggcaaggacgaTGGAATGATTGCTCAAACAAAACTTAAACTAGAGGCAAAGAAAATAACAGGACTTGGAATCGAATAACACAATCAAACCTGACGGAGGAAACACGAGGGTACTTGGAAATAGGCAACGTGGAGACGTGGAAATGAGGAAGTGTAAATCAGACGGTCCAACATATAACATACAATACGTgaggtttaaatacacaaataattgTCAATGACACGCAGGTGAAAGGCAGGTAAAATTtatcagcctttcttttgaaattgaccgtcagttttccttactttttcctaaaaggaaTACTCCTGTTTCTGTATAtgttatacattccttttttgtaTACTTAACATACGTTTGCACCGTCAGTGAATgattttcttcaccttctccaagtgtataaacccaatcttttatttgttaaacacccatttttcaaaagatatttttttaaattcatagcacaacaattgtcttttggtttcaaaataaagaaaagataaacagataaaatgctaaacaaaatgtattttgacgtctatgaatattattcaaggaaaaaataaaccgtattttgcataaaacgtgaaaaaactcacgttcccgtcactgatCGCTTggggcgctgccatcttaccgcagttaaacgtgctctgaccgtagcttttaccatgtcacagagctgccaactactccggaatttcaggagttcacccggaaatgcaaggcaaactccgggactccggacaacctcttTAAattccggaaatccccaaaaattgtcacttaaattttCTTTGAAGCAactattttggaaaagtaccaaatttccaattcaaatgcctcaaaattcacactcgCTACGGcctccgccatcttgattcaagtgcactgtaaactggaagaattcggtaacacgagtgcatcgTGAATCACCGAggtacaagttctgacgaatgatttgtcttgtgcgactctagcgcatattgattttgcgtgaatcacattcactccagataaactccggaaatgggacaaaggTACTCCTGAAACGGGgttgacggaggttggcagctctgatgtcagcacatcccaatatcGAAGGTtgattattaaaatataaaccttgatacctacgtaatgtgtatgctattattgcacccagagacttagtGAACACTACATATAGCGCTATTTCCTGGATGTGCTTGCGTTACTTCCAGTTAAGATCCTTTaatgcaggggtctcgaactcaatttacctgggggccgctagaggccgagtctgggtgagactgggccgcatcaggatttccacaagaaaaggactgataaaacattccaacgttatcaaatatctttattttttaacaaaaaataatgaattaaataaattaacttaaagatgaataaaaaatcaatcaatcagtaatacaaaaccaaataatactaatgagcatacagtagatatacactggctggctaagtagagaaaatgaattatttttattccgtttcaaatgtctgtattaacaggtctttaacctttaactttctgaacttgaatggaacattgaacatgaaatattctgaacatggcttctcttgcctactccttgctgctagagacctggcagcgcttcttctcacagtcacatttggcttgaaggaggaagcagtggagaccctcagtagagcttgaagatgctcatcagtaagtctggacctgtacttggacttattgaagttcaaggtggagaagatcttctcacacaagtatgtgctcccaaaaaggcacatggtccgcttgaaccttcgggaaagttcagggaagctgggggtcaacactctcaaaaattgcccaagcttgtctgcttctccactcacctccctgaacttggctttgagtgcagagttgcactgcaggtcaatgagctccatttgaagctcaggaggggcatcttgcacatcaaaggagaaggggtccgcaaaaatttgaaatgtggctttgtgtgtcttgaagtctgcaaatctgtgatcaaattcctcctgtagcttcgaaatggcctcaacatacttctcaccactgaatggtgtgcctgcatccacgagagccttgcatgctgggaaatggcaaaggtttgtctgagagagctgggctttccataacacaagtttagtgcagaatgctctcacgttgtcataggcagcactgacaagttgcccctggccttgtagcttcttgttcagtacattaagctcatgtgggatatcaacaagaaaagccaagtccatgagccatttgggatcacttagcacaggatcaatcaactcacaaacggcgtagctagctttgactgctgcattactgtctttggtagccttcttgaagaaatcctgttgcctcagaagacgtgttttaagactggcaacctggttggctctctcatctccctggtatttttcgtactcctcagcatgtctcgtagtacaattacgtttcaaattgtattccttgtgcaccgcaactttttcagtgtaaacgagacacgtcggggtgcccctgtgttcaacaaagaaatattgcactccccacttttcttgaaactgtctgtgctcatcaccgacctttctcttcacggcaggctttgaaagagacatttctggggctctgtaatatgtttttccacttggaatgagtttcgggttgatctttcacattcagtcgcgcgggtttgtggcgcatgtgcactttcgctctccgtttcaatcgcggagatggctacagacactgacaggctggatcacggatcatagcgcctcattcagttctatgctgagagcagcggaggagtgtgcgcgccgagcggagtgatcggcctcacggcttctcctccgcccagctgattggaggaatgaatgagtgagtgagcgaggcactggacagcccggccgatgtcccgccctccagagccgtatacctcaccgtgattggttcattcagctccgaaccaaagttccctctaattttttgttggtctgagcagaaagacaacctccctgagcgcactgagtaccagtgtgagcgacatcatcggtactcggatgattcgcctaaagacgtttcgccgacggacgtttgacagacgggcaggtcgccgaatggacgttccaccgaacgttcattcggccgaacggaggtttcgccgaaatgggattcgaacgctcgccccgccggatcgtgtgtgtacaagtttttcaacctcggcccgcgggccatatacggcccgttaggattttttaatccggcccaccgccggtgttgtccaaattatagtaaaaatcaatgttcgtctaccatcaatggcagcccgggaataagcactcttgggcgggcatggcagtccgggaataagcactcttgggcaggcagatgtagcagaaccgagccgtaaaatgacagcaatcgggtcaaatccatcctaaaacagcatttaatgattaaatacaaatactggatgatatcgcgatggaggcaaaaaaacgtctatagacgtccattcgccaaacggctcaaaatgctctcaaattcggtcaaatccagctgaaaacagcgtttaatgattaaatacaaatactagtatttgtatttaatcattaaactaacaaatactagtacgacctgtccgtctgccaaacgtccgtcggcgaaacgtctttaggcgaatcatccggtcacgacatcatcattgctcgctatgggcacaccagtatcacacctgccacaagcaggtgcatgtcaatgttccctctaatttttcatgtaaaacatgctgtaaaacacgaaaaacatgagtggacagagctactgccactggctgccacttaaacggcgccatcatggggaaaggggtaaaaaaaaaataataataataataaaaaataaataaataaataaaaaaatcgatttttttttttactgtgcgccatatgattgctactgcgcagagaagacgagagtagtgcgcaattgcgcacgcgcgcagcttagagggaacattgctccgaacacaagtgtcattcatatcaattttgcgggccgcacgaacattaatctttcatattaagacgggggccgcaaattatcgtcccgagggccgcagttggcccgcgggccgcaagtttgagacccctgctttaatgggatgagaaaaaaggaagtcggcactcatgatttacattcttgggctgcacaaaatgatgcggcgggccagatttggcccctggtgacctatttcatattttatgattaaaaaaaagctctcggtggataaaaatatttattaatattggtTTTGAATGGATGGTTtattaaaaatactttaacattaGTGATTAGTTGTTTAGAGAGAAAAGGTTGGAAAaattctgtcgttgtcttcaacacgtgcttaacatttgcttacagctatttggttgggcttaatactcaatgaacaaaaatcgcaacaatcttacttattccatcactatagtttgtgaaaatttaaatgccttatcagtcaaaatcaaatatgctagctggtattctattatgatcactgcttccttgttaagatcaaaatccatgtttgtttgttttttctttcctacaattacacaaattaactaatcatactgaaaataggaaaaatacaaaaagcaaaccaggctgctttctcctcaggaaaacagcgtTCCCGTTCTCCGCAaaagttacattcacatcaattaatatccagaaacaaaatgcacacatttataattctaaatagaattgaacccactaaaatgtaactaccccttgtttgtcagggttaataattttagcataattgtgtcctttagagcaattaaaactcattacttataaaatgcatactaatcaagtcccaattcattcaataatgtgtatcgcgtggcatattaaactcagttgtttgaaattcaaaatatcccaatatagtagtatttttatcaaatgtaacattccattgtctttggagtttgtcaatcatctcctataaaactttcttaatcaatatttttcaatagtcaggcatgaaattaaaatctagttccagttctatccattttctttctcttttctttctaattgtttactttaaaaaatctgtaagaagctttagtctcaattgtttactttaactatctgtaagaaggtttagcctcaattgaaacactttcacccttttttatggagacaaaaaaaacaatataaaaagttccttatggtttatggcattgcttccccgagcaataatcccTCCAATCAATactggagtgcttgccatttcgtctgattacgtcattttttttatctttttatcttatgtctcatacgtttcaactgagagaaccttcttacagtgcacaaagtggatcggctattttcatgtctgctagttggtcagcaacacttgtgttgagcacccaggctcccgggacagccgttggtccagtctgttttctgttggaaagcacagtctccttctgctaaccgaaattcaatgcgttcctttaattttttttcttttatgcagatagccagattagcctcatcatccagttccaatcgggtagtgaataatggcgtttgatatggtctactaaatatgatttccatattttgttgtccggttgaccgttatgtaggcgcaatgatttcataacaaaatatggaaccttttgtcaattccgtcaattattctgttaacacgaTTTGGATgtcattatcactataaatcaatggttctttggaatttcatatcatgcactgtctttgttttttgtttttctcagtgctcccaaatttcgcatagcagatttgttcctccacttcaagtttaacttttggagtactgctgctgcattttcattaaaaatttcatttgatgaaatatttttttccataatttgtcatcGCCATGCATTTAAAAAGGCTTATtggtgatttcaaatttctaaatcattttccaccttgatatctgagtgattgattatatatcttgaattgatttcaaatttctaaatcattttccaccttgatatctgagtGATCGattatatatcttggtggttggccaattagaaacacaaaaagacaaaccaccattcacgctcacactcattcataatcagacatcagtggtctgcagttttcatcactggtgaagactGCCATCCCATgtctgggcttcttggcagctcacctccattttgctgtcctatcagcactaatcattctcaaaagaaataggttaacgtcatttggttgacatcaattgtttgatgctaatgcaatccgtaatattctaatagtcattaatatgaatcaCACTAAAGCATATCTcacctgttgatgggcaaaacaatgaaatatcttcCATGCACTGAAAATATTTCATGCTTATTTCATCCTATGGAAATCATggctatcctaaattaattattttatctaaacttgtcaggtacaattcacctaataatttggatgaatgcctttCTGAGTTGTTaacttcatgtttgatatcattaatattctaaatgattcttaatacttaagtctaaatcgcaaatcactctttttgctaaaatagttgaattgCGCTAGCTGAATTCCTATTCTGCgccaagcttgtgtttatttaaattaagagccattttttggagctcactcttaccacaattaaaatttagagaaactaacattctacttagcaaatttcttaatcatttcctaatgctaaatttcagtgtttattagaggacccataatttgtcactgttatattgtcaattttctgtctctaactctCCTCTTTATCTTTCTATTACTGCTCCTCCTTGCTTCATCGTGTGGTGTGAGGTAACCTGAGATGTCTTGAATGTATCCTGCTATATACCTTTACGTATTTCTCCGAGACACAGAACTGATGGAGCATTTCCCTTTCTCGTAGGGAATGGGGCCTTAtgctggg of Stigmatopora argus isolate UIUO_Sarg chromosome 5, RoL_Sarg_1.0, whole genome shotgun sequence contains these proteins:
- the LOC144074929 gene encoding protein SET-like encodes the protein MSASAAKVSKKELNSNHAGGDETSEKEQQEAIEHIDEVQNEIDRLNEQASEEILKVEQKYNKLRQPFFQKRSELIAKIPNFWVTTFVNHPQVSALLGEEDEEALHYLSRVEVTEFEDIKSGYRIDFYFDENPYFENKVLSKEFHLNESGDPSSKSTEIKWKSGKDLTKRSSQTQNKAGRKRQHEEPESFFTWFTDHADVGADELGEVIKDDIWPNPLQYYLVPDMDDEEGEGEEDEEDEEGLEDIDEEGDEDGEDDEDDDGEDGEDDEAEDD